A single window of Sneathiella limimaris DNA harbors:
- a CDS encoding crotonase/enoyl-CoA hydratase family protein, with product MTYQTLNYTIQNNIAHIELNRPKQFNTMVMEFWQEMVDVFAEIDETPEARVVVISSTGKHFTAGLDLSAFGGLAAEMKSDVDGGRLREQMKNNVLEMQESFTAIEKCRLPVLVAVQGGCIGGGVDLVSATDMRYCTKDAFFCIQEINIGMTADVGTLQRLPHLIPSGLVRELAYTGRRMMAEEAAKSGLVNTVFDTAEEMLAEVMKIAAVIAAKSPLAINGTKEMFNYTRDHSVDDALRYMAVWQAGMFFSDDLFEAATANAEKREPVFKDMLPPKKLVRRK from the coding sequence ATGACCTATCAGACCTTAAATTACACAATCCAAAATAACATCGCGCATATTGAGTTAAACCGTCCCAAACAGTTCAATACAATGGTGATGGAGTTCTGGCAGGAGATGGTGGACGTCTTTGCGGAGATTGATGAAACGCCCGAAGCCCGGGTTGTTGTCATCTCTTCAACTGGTAAACATTTTACAGCCGGACTGGATCTTAGCGCATTCGGTGGATTAGCAGCCGAAATGAAATCGGACGTGGACGGAGGCCGCCTGCGGGAGCAAATGAAGAACAATGTGTTGGAGATGCAGGAAAGTTTCACAGCCATTGAAAAATGCCGATTACCGGTTCTTGTAGCCGTGCAAGGGGGATGCATTGGCGGTGGTGTGGATCTGGTGAGTGCGACTGATATGCGCTACTGCACAAAAGATGCGTTCTTTTGTATCCAGGAGATTAATATTGGTATGACCGCAGACGTTGGCACCTTGCAAAGGCTTCCACATCTTATTCCATCTGGTTTAGTGCGGGAACTTGCTTACACAGGGCGCCGGATGATGGCGGAGGAAGCAGCCAAGAGCGGTCTTGTAAATACTGTTTTCGATACTGCTGAGGAAATGCTGGCGGAAGTCATGAAAATTGCCGCGGTGATAGCGGCCAAGTCACCTTTGGCCATCAACGGAACAAAAGAGATGTTTAACTACACTCGGGATCATTCCGTTGATGACGCCCTTCGCTATATGGCGGTCTGGCAGGCAGGTATGTTCTTTTCAGATGATTTGTTTGAGGCCGCAACCGCAAATGCTGAAAAGCGGGAGCCTGTTTTCAAGGATATGCTCCCACCTAAAAAACTGGTTCGCCGAAAATAA
- a CDS encoding PaaI family thioesterase — translation MTTAQIPEGYRLYESPERFPEKIGPLYFKREGDKYHFGFLVEKEHTNANRILHGGMMMSFTDEMMGHTVFRAVGQKPCATITLNFDFVSSAKEGDWVDLKYSITRQGMSVVFMRGELYVGDQVIMTADGIWKIFGK, via the coding sequence ATGACGACAGCTCAGATCCCTGAGGGATATCGCTTATATGAATCCCCAGAAAGATTCCCTGAAAAAATTGGCCCGCTCTATTTCAAACGCGAAGGTGATAAGTACCATTTCGGCTTTCTGGTAGAAAAAGAGCATACAAACGCCAACAGGATTTTACATGGCGGGATGATGATGAGCTTCACCGACGAAATGATGGGACATACCGTTTTTCGTGCGGTCGGCCAAAAGCCATGCGCAACAATCACTTTGAATTTTGACTTTGTCTCCTCTGCCAAAGAAGGGGATTGGGTCGATTTAAAATATTCCATCACCCGTCAAGGAATGTCCGTCGTCTTCATGCGAGGCGAGTTATATGTCGGCGATCAGGTAATCATGACCGCCGACGGGATTTGGAAGATATTTGGTAAATAG
- a CDS encoding DUF1508 domain-containing protein, whose protein sequence is MSNLGKDDKWEFYKDNNARKPEWRWQRTAPNGRIVGASTEGYHNKSDCLDNAIRNGFNEE, encoded by the coding sequence ATGTCCAACCTTGGAAAAGACGATAAATGGGAATTTTACAAAGATAATAATGCCCGCAAACCCGAGTGGCGATGGCAGCGTACGGCTCCAAACGGTCGTATTGTAGGAGCCTCAACTGAAGGCTATCACAACAAATCGGACTGCCTGGACAATGCAATCCGAAACGGCTTCAACGAGGAGTAA
- a CDS encoding secondary thiamine-phosphate synthase enzyme YjbQ, whose product MLQVSGEISVRTPGRALVDVTRQIDDWLQSQNLSEGVLTLFIQHTSASLTIQENADPDVLVDLLGYFERQVIDGDPAFYHRAEGPDDMSAHIRSSLTDVSLTIPVLNGRMRLGTWQGIYVFEHRTSPHHRRLALNFIGS is encoded by the coding sequence ATGTTGCAGGTTAGTGGTGAAATATCTGTTCGGACGCCTGGCCGCGCGCTGGTGGATGTGACGCGTCAGATAGATGACTGGTTACAATCGCAAAATCTGTCCGAAGGTGTTCTGACGCTTTTTATTCAGCATACATCTGCCTCTCTGACCATACAGGAAAACGCAGACCCGGATGTTCTTGTCGATCTGCTAGGATATTTTGAGCGTCAGGTGATAGATGGGGATCCAGCTTTTTATCACCGGGCGGAAGGGCCAGATGATATGTCAGCACATATCAGGAGCAGCCTCACCGATGTATCGCTGACAATCCCTGTCCTGAACGGACGCATGCGCCTTGGGACCTGGCAAGGTATTTACGTGTTTGAGCACCGGACCAGCCCTCATCATCGAAGACTGGCCCTGAATTTCATAGGAAGTTGA
- a CDS encoding M20 family peptidase, translated as MFKKLAILIVLVIIGLVGVIGYNTVMNTAPEKTGTAIASVKIDEMAAANRLAEAVRIKTISYSHDAPVEADAFDELHALIETSYPTVAEKLEKQVIGGYSLLYKWEGRDPDLPAAVLMGHLDVVPVEEGTEQNWEQPPFSGAIVNGAIWGRGTLDDKVSVFGLLEAAEYHLKAGLKPKQTIYLAFGHDEEIGGDHGAGKISKYLADQGVKVAYTLDEGMVVVNDIMPGVSQPIAFIALAEKGYLTVELTATAEGGHSSIPPRKTAVGKIARAIARIEDNRLPAALRRPVTDMFETLSPYMPLSLKAVISNRWLLDPVLVSQLGKGGATNAMVRTTTAATIIQGGTKDNVLPSTAKAVVNFRILPGSTVQGVIDHVTQVVDDPDVKIEIKQGNEPSKVSDHTSGSYRQIKRTIEEVLPDVLVSPGLMLAGSDSKHYEDLAENSYRFIPMRFGPDDLGRVHGTNERILIKNYGEIIRFYIRLMENTGN; from the coding sequence TTGTTCAAAAAACTTGCGATCCTGATCGTGCTGGTCATCATCGGGCTTGTTGGAGTCATTGGCTACAACACCGTCATGAACACAGCACCGGAGAAAACCGGAACGGCCATCGCGTCGGTTAAGATTGATGAGATGGCCGCTGCAAACAGGCTGGCCGAAGCAGTTCGGATCAAGACAATATCCTACTCCCACGACGCGCCTGTCGAAGCGGACGCGTTTGATGAGTTGCATGCCCTGATCGAAACTTCTTATCCGACCGTTGCCGAGAAACTTGAGAAACAGGTGATTGGCGGCTACAGCCTTCTTTACAAATGGGAAGGCCGGGACCCTGACCTTCCTGCAGCTGTTCTGATGGGACATCTGGATGTGGTGCCAGTTGAGGAAGGAACAGAGCAAAATTGGGAGCAACCTCCCTTCTCAGGCGCGATCGTAAACGGTGCAATCTGGGGTCGGGGTACCTTGGATGACAAGGTTTCTGTCTTTGGTCTGCTGGAAGCTGCAGAATATCATTTGAAGGCAGGCCTAAAGCCCAAGCAAACCATTTATCTCGCCTTCGGTCACGATGAGGAAATCGGTGGCGATCACGGTGCGGGCAAAATCTCTAAATACCTTGCTGACCAGGGTGTTAAGGTTGCTTACACACTTGATGAGGGCATGGTTGTCGTCAACGATATCATGCCTGGAGTTTCCCAGCCTATTGCCTTTATTGCGCTAGCAGAAAAAGGATATCTGACCGTTGAACTAACCGCGACTGCGGAAGGGGGACATTCGTCCATTCCACCTCGCAAGACAGCAGTAGGAAAAATCGCGAGAGCAATTGCGCGGATCGAGGATAACCGTCTGCCTGCCGCCCTGCGCCGGCCTGTTACAGACATGTTTGAAACCCTATCACCCTACATGCCTCTATCCTTAAAAGCTGTGATTTCCAATCGCTGGCTCCTGGATCCTGTTCTGGTTAGCCAACTTGGCAAAGGTGGCGCCACAAATGCAATGGTCAGAACGACTACTGCAGCAACCATTATTCAAGGCGGAACCAAAGACAACGTGCTTCCCTCAACAGCCAAAGCAGTTGTCAATTTCAGGATCTTGCCCGGCAGCACTGTACAAGGCGTTATTGATCATGTGACCCAGGTCGTCGATGATCCTGATGTTAAGATCGAGATCAAGCAAGGGAACGAGCCTTCGAAAGTTTCAGATCATACAAGCGGAAGTTATCGCCAAATCAAAAGAACGATTGAGGAAGTCCTTCCAGATGTTCTGGTCTCGCCAGGTTTGATGCTGGCCGGCTCAGATAGCAAGCATTACGAGGATCTTGCTGAAAACAGCTATCGTTTTATTCCCATGCGCTTCGGTCCAGATGATCTTGGCCGTGTTCATGGCACGAATGAACGGATCCTTATTAAAAATTACGGAGAAATTATCCGTTTCTATATTCGTTTGATGGAAAATACCGGGAACTAG
- a CDS encoding NAD-dependent succinate-semialdehyde dehydrogenase, which translates to MYINGQWCEAADNSRFPVSNPATGDILGDVPNGGRDDVKKAIDAAADAFKSWSKTTAYQRSQFLYRAYTLMIEKKEHLAVTMTSEQGKPLKAARNEVQYGADFLLWYAEEAKRIYGETLPAPRGDQRFIVQQHPVGVVGAVTPWNYPISMLTRKIAPALAAGCTIVLKPAESTPLCAVEMFKIFEEAGIPEGVVNLVTAEDPKPIGDEFINNPKIAKLTFTGSTNVGKMLAQGAAANMKRVSMELGGHAPFIVFEDADPEHAAKGVSLVKFLNTGQACISPNRIFVHKSIAEPFIETLENRVRRMRGGNGMEDGISIGPLVGPGAVEKVERQVNDAVEKGARLVCGGHRLLDDGLDRGHFYAPTVLADVREDMLIYREETFGPVAPVLTFESEDEVLEKANDTNYGLAAYVYTPNIGRAFRMFEGLKFGIIGINDINPTAAAAPFGGMKESGLGREGGHEGIAEYLETKLGGFSI; encoded by the coding sequence ATGTACATTAATGGCCAGTGGTGTGAAGCCGCCGATAACAGTCGCTTCCCAGTATCTAATCCTGCTACGGGTGACATTTTGGGAGATGTTCCAAACGGTGGTCGGGACGACGTTAAGAAAGCCATTGATGCCGCGGCAGACGCTTTCAAGAGCTGGTCAAAAACCACGGCATATCAACGCTCCCAATTTTTGTATCGGGCTTATACCCTGATGATCGAAAAGAAAGAGCATCTGGCGGTTACAATGACAAGCGAACAGGGAAAACCTCTGAAAGCTGCTCGTAACGAAGTGCAATATGGAGCCGACTTCCTGCTTTGGTACGCGGAAGAAGCCAAACGAATTTATGGTGAAACTCTCCCGGCTCCACGTGGAGACCAGCGCTTTATTGTCCAGCAACACCCTGTTGGGGTTGTCGGTGCCGTTACCCCATGGAACTATCCGATTTCCATGCTGACGCGGAAAATTGCGCCTGCCCTCGCAGCCGGTTGCACAATTGTTTTAAAACCAGCTGAATCTACTCCGCTTTGCGCTGTTGAGATGTTCAAGATTTTTGAAGAAGCGGGCATTCCAGAAGGTGTTGTCAACCTGGTTACTGCAGAAGATCCAAAACCTATCGGTGATGAATTTATCAATAACCCAAAAATCGCCAAGCTAACGTTCACTGGCTCGACGAACGTGGGCAAGATGCTTGCGCAGGGTGCCGCAGCCAACATGAAGCGGGTTTCCATGGAACTGGGTGGACATGCACCATTTATCGTGTTCGAAGATGCAGATCCTGAACATGCTGCGAAGGGCGTATCTCTGGTCAAGTTTCTAAACACTGGTCAGGCTTGTATTAGCCCCAACCGAATTTTCGTTCACAAATCAATTGCAGAGCCATTTATCGAAACACTGGAAAACCGAGTTCGCCGCATGCGTGGTGGCAATGGCATGGAAGATGGGATCAGCATTGGCCCTCTTGTCGGACCCGGTGCAGTTGAGAAAGTTGAACGGCAAGTGAACGATGCCGTTGAAAAAGGCGCCCGTCTCGTCTGCGGCGGACATAGGCTTTTGGACGATGGCTTGGACAGAGGGCATTTCTACGCCCCTACCGTACTCGCAGATGTCCGCGAGGATATGCTGATTTACCGTGAAGAGACCTTTGGCCCTGTTGCTCCTGTCCTGACCTTCGAATCTGAGGACGAGGTTCTCGAGAAAGCCAATGATACCAATTATGGTTTGGCAGCATACGTCTATACACCGAACATTGGCAGAGCCTTTAGGATGTTTGAGGGACTCAAATTTGGCATTATCGGGATTAATGACATTAACCCAACTGCCGCAGCTGCACCCTTTGGTGGCATGAAGGAAAGCGGCCTCGGACGCGAAGGTGGTCATGAAGGGATTGCAGAATATCTGGAAACCAAGCTTGGCGGATTTTCAATTTAA
- a CDS encoding cysteine dioxygenase: MSKEQQRREAVQQAVGRIRDQLQGREISKETLSIVEAELIKLANKEDLFSFEDFPPPSDEDPRSSCLYRLSEDEDHGLALYANVADGKVDAPPHDHTTWAVIVGLKGQEENRFYDKAATGVSQKGSAVVEKGKGVCLLADDIHSIHIRKGEPVLNFHMYGLALEQLHNRRYWSEPKQEWKVFPAHVDIRDAR; the protein is encoded by the coding sequence ATGTCGAAAGAGCAACAGCGTAGAGAAGCCGTTCAACAGGCGGTTGGTCGGATCCGGGATCAATTGCAGGGTCGGGAAATTTCAAAGGAAACCCTGTCAATTGTGGAGGCAGAATTAATTAAGCTGGCCAATAAAGAGGATTTATTTTCGTTCGAGGATTTCCCACCACCAAGCGATGAAGACCCCAGATCTAGTTGTCTATACCGGTTGTCAGAAGATGAGGATCATGGGCTAGCCTTATATGCAAATGTGGCAGATGGAAAGGTGGATGCGCCGCCTCATGATCATACGACTTGGGCGGTGATTGTTGGCCTGAAGGGGCAAGAGGAGAACCGCTTTTACGATAAAGCTGCAACTGGTGTTTCTCAAAAAGGGTCAGCTGTCGTGGAAAAAGGAAAAGGGGTTTGTCTGCTCGCCGATGACATTCACAGCATTCATATTAGGAAGGGGGAGCCCGTATTGAATTTTCACATGTATGGCTTGGCGCTGGAGCAGCTTCATAATCGCCGATATTGGAGTGAGCCAAAACAGGAATGGAAAGTTTTCCCAGCTCACGTAGATATTCGGGATGCTCGCTAA
- a CDS encoding rhodanese-like domain-containing protein, with amino-acid sequence MQVKCISAAEVHQRVIAASELAFLDVREHGVHSQGHPLYAVPLPLSRLELEVERLVPKKSVPIVLLDQGEADDYASRAAKKFIEFGYEDISILEGGVMAWKDAGFELFSGVNVPSKAFGEFVEQTCETPHITAAELNDRLSVGEKIAIFDSRPYSEYQRMCIPGGVDMPGAELAYRIHENIADDTTPIVVNCAGRTRSIIGAQSLINAGVKNPVMALKDGTMGWYLEGFSLEHGSNRVAGPPSMEAHEKSLQGARALAEKLGVKVVEKARVDRLKDSDCALFLLDVRTIEEFEERHVAGAQHAPGGQLVQATDEYVGVRGATLVLFDDKEVRALMTASWLKQLGWRKVFVVTDFSGFDLETGPMKKIEVAGVETLTPHELSAVLQSGEAVALLDLSPSLSFRAGHIPRANWMIRSRIPRDMMLLPPVGLVILTAEDERIAHLAAPEIQAVRPEVIVRVLAGGNKAWKEAGLNLEEGETGQLSPPEDAWYKPYDNKEKIRERMLEYLEWEVGLISQIERDATANFNILS; translated from the coding sequence ATGCAGGTGAAATGCATATCTGCGGCTGAGGTTCACCAACGGGTTATAGCAGCCAGCGAACTGGCGTTTCTTGATGTTCGTGAGCATGGCGTGCATAGCCAGGGACATCCGCTTTATGCCGTGCCGCTTCCCTTGAGCCGTTTAGAGCTGGAGGTTGAACGTCTGGTTCCTAAAAAATCTGTTCCCATTGTTCTGTTGGATCAAGGGGAGGCAGATGATTACGCATCTCGGGCAGCCAAAAAGTTTATCGAGTTCGGGTATGAGGATATCTCAATTCTTGAGGGCGGCGTAATGGCCTGGAAGGATGCCGGTTTTGAACTTTTTTCCGGTGTTAATGTTCCAAGCAAAGCTTTTGGAGAGTTTGTGGAGCAGACTTGCGAAACTCCACATATTACAGCGGCTGAATTGAATGACCGGCTGTCAGTGGGTGAGAAAATTGCAATCTTCGACAGTCGTCCTTATTCCGAATATCAACGGATGTGTATTCCGGGTGGTGTTGATATGCCTGGAGCGGAACTTGCGTATCGTATCCATGAGAATATTGCAGATGACACGACGCCAATCGTTGTTAATTGTGCGGGGAGAACCCGGAGCATAATCGGGGCTCAGTCGTTGATTAATGCGGGCGTGAAAAATCCGGTTATGGCGCTGAAAGATGGCACTATGGGCTGGTATTTGGAGGGATTTTCGCTTGAGCATGGCTCAAATCGAGTTGCTGGTCCGCCAAGCATGGAAGCGCACGAAAAATCTCTGCAGGGTGCGAGAGCCCTGGCCGAAAAACTCGGAGTTAAGGTCGTTGAAAAAGCAAGAGTGGATCGTCTTAAGGACTCCGATTGCGCTCTCTTTCTTCTGGATGTTCGCACGATAGAAGAGTTTGAGGAAAGACATGTCGCCGGGGCGCAGCATGCACCTGGCGGTCAGTTGGTACAGGCCACTGACGAATATGTGGGGGTTCGGGGGGCAACACTGGTCCTATTTGATGATAAAGAGGTGCGTGCTCTGATGACGGCGAGTTGGCTAAAGCAACTTGGTTGGAGGAAGGTTTTTGTCGTAACTGATTTCTCTGGTTTTGATCTCGAGACAGGGCCAATGAAAAAAATAGAGGTTGCGGGTGTTGAAACTCTGACTCCGCATGAGCTCTCAGCAGTTTTACAATCTGGTGAGGCCGTTGCTCTGTTGGATCTATCACCTTCTCTTTCTTTTCGGGCTGGCCATATTCCAAGAGCCAATTGGATGATTCGATCCAGAATTCCCCGGGATATGATGCTTTTGCCACCTGTTGGGTTGGTAATTCTGACTGCTGAGGACGAGCGCATTGCCCATCTGGCGGCCCCAGAAATTCAAGCGGTTCGGCCTGAGGTTATTGTTCGTGTTCTGGCGGGAGGAAATAAGGCTTGGAAAGAAGCCGGCCTTAATCTTGAGGAAGGCGAAACAGGTCAGCTAAGCCCACCAGAAGATGCATGGTATAAGCCATACGACAACAAGGAAAAGATCCGCGAGAGGATGTTGGAATATTTGGAATGGGAAGTTGGTCTGATTTCTCAAATAGAGCGTGACGCGACGGCAAATTTCAATATTCTCTCGTGA
- a CDS encoding acyl-CoA dehydrogenase family protein, translated as MDLSFTDEELAFQSEVREFLEKNLPSDVKERYRRGVHFTKEGQVRWQKILNEKGWMAPNWPKEYGGPGWTATQKYIFAQEMGRASAPNPMPFGVSMVGPVIYTFGTDEQKNYYLPRILNSEDWWCQGYSEPGSGSDLASLKTRADRDGDDYIVNGQKIWTSHAQHADMIFCLVRTDQNAKAQEGISFLLIDMKTPGITVRPIIGLDKEHTLNEVFFDDVRVPIKNRIGEENKGWTYAKFLLGNERTSIARVAQSKLRCEHLREIANTEKVNGGLLNEDRDFMRKLTQIEVDLMALEYTELRMLSKIEKGETLTAEPSLLKIKGTEIQQRLTELLVESLGMYGAAYDSLEVREGRNDLNFAPDYAHGPMAEHLYLKAASIYGGSNEIQRNIISKMVLGL; from the coding sequence ATGGATTTATCATTTACGGATGAAGAGCTGGCGTTTCAGTCAGAGGTAAGGGAGTTCTTGGAAAAGAACCTGCCATCTGACGTGAAAGAACGGTATCGTCGCGGCGTACACTTTACCAAAGAAGGTCAGGTTCGCTGGCAAAAAATTCTTAATGAAAAAGGCTGGATGGCTCCTAACTGGCCTAAAGAATATGGTGGCCCCGGCTGGACAGCGACTCAGAAGTATATTTTCGCTCAGGAAATGGGACGTGCTTCAGCGCCAAACCCCATGCCGTTTGGCGTGAGTATGGTCGGCCCGGTTATTTATACCTTCGGTACGGATGAACAGAAAAACTACTATCTCCCTAGGATTTTGAATTCTGAAGACTGGTGGTGTCAGGGCTATTCCGAGCCAGGTTCTGGGTCAGATCTCGCTTCATTGAAAACCCGCGCAGATCGGGACGGCGATGATTATATCGTGAATGGTCAGAAAATCTGGACTTCCCATGCCCAGCATGCCGATATGATTTTCTGTCTTGTGCGGACGGATCAGAATGCCAAGGCACAGGAAGGTATTTCTTTTCTGCTGATCGACATGAAAACACCGGGCATTACAGTTCGCCCGATTATCGGTCTGGATAAAGAGCATACTCTGAATGAGGTGTTCTTCGATGATGTGCGGGTGCCGATCAAAAATCGTATTGGTGAAGAAAATAAGGGCTGGACCTATGCAAAATTCCTGCTTGGTAATGAACGGACAAGTATTGCGCGTGTTGCCCAGTCAAAACTCCGCTGTGAACATCTTCGCGAAATTGCAAACACGGAAAAGGTAAATGGCGGTTTGCTGAACGAAGATCGCGATTTTATGCGCAAATTGACACAGATCGAAGTCGATCTGATGGCGCTGGAATATACAGAGCTTCGAATGCTTTCCAAGATCGAAAAGGGTGAAACTCTTACGGCTGAGCCGTCTCTTCTGAAAATCAAGGGGACAGAAATTCAGCAACGATTGACGGAATTACTTGTGGAGTCGCTTGGAATGTATGGGGCTGCTTACGATAGTCTCGAAGTTCGCGAAGGACGTAATGATCTCAATTTTGCGCCAGACTATGCCCATGGCCCAATGGCCGAGCATCTTTATTTAAAGGCCGCCAGCATTTATGGTGGCAGTAATGAAATTCAACGAAATATCATCTCCAAAATGGTTTTGGGTCTATAA
- a CDS encoding acyl-CoA dehydrogenase family protein: MDFELSEEQVLLKDSVDRFVQDNYSPEDRLKLSQTELGFSRDHWKTMAELGWLGMAFSEEVGGFGGGAVEVMIMMESMGRGLVLEPFVSTVLLGGKLVAEAGSAEQIEQIIPSLIEGETMLAFAYAEAQSRFNLNDVQTTASKSGDNYILNGTKAVVYHGGTADKIIVSARTSGDALDAEGISLFIVDKDAAGLDIRSYATVDGQRAADIRFENVSVPAANLLGAEGKAAPIIEKVVDQAIGALCAEAVGAMAASNEITNEYLKTRKQFGVPIGKFQVLQHRMVDMYMDAEQSKSMSDMVAMKLDIDYNDDARKAVSAAKAQIGKAAKFIGQQSVQLHGGMGMTDEYSIGHYFKRLTTLEMLFGNTDYHLNRFSSLS; the protein is encoded by the coding sequence ATGGATTTTGAACTCTCAGAAGAACAGGTTCTGCTTAAAGACAGTGTGGATCGCTTTGTTCAGGACAACTATAGCCCGGAAGATCGGCTGAAACTCTCCCAGACAGAACTTGGCTTTAGCCGGGATCATTGGAAAACCATGGCGGAACTCGGTTGGCTGGGGATGGCTTTCTCAGAAGAGGTCGGCGGTTTTGGTGGTGGTGCCGTTGAGGTCATGATCATGATGGAAAGCATGGGTCGTGGTCTGGTGCTGGAACCTTTTGTTTCTACAGTTCTGCTTGGCGGCAAGCTGGTCGCTGAAGCTGGAAGCGCCGAGCAGATTGAGCAAATCATTCCTTCTCTCATTGAAGGGGAAACAATGCTCGCATTTGCCTATGCGGAAGCCCAATCTCGTTTCAATCTAAATGATGTTCAAACAACGGCGAGCAAGTCTGGCGACAACTACATACTCAACGGAACAAAAGCTGTTGTGTATCATGGTGGAACCGCAGATAAGATCATCGTTTCTGCTCGCACATCTGGTGATGCACTAGACGCTGAGGGTATTTCTCTGTTCATCGTGGATAAAGATGCAGCAGGTCTTGATATCCGAAGCTATGCAACCGTTGATGGTCAGCGTGCTGCAGACATCCGGTTTGAAAATGTGTCTGTTCCAGCAGCAAACCTGTTGGGTGCAGAAGGGAAAGCTGCTCCAATCATTGAGAAAGTTGTTGATCAGGCAATTGGTGCGCTTTGTGCTGAAGCTGTGGGCGCGATGGCAGCCTCCAACGAGATTACCAACGAATATCTGAAAACACGCAAGCAGTTCGGTGTTCCAATTGGAAAGTTCCAGGTGCTTCAGCACCGTATGGTGGATATGTACATGGATGCGGAACAGTCTAAATCCATGTCCGACATGGTCGCCATGAAACTGGATATCGATTACAACGATGACGCTCGTAAAGCCGTATCTGCTGCGAAAGCTCAAATTGGCAAAGCCGCCAAATTTATTGGTCAACAGTCTGTTCAGCTCCATGGTGGTATGGGCATGACTGATGAATACTCTATTGGCCATTATTTCAAACGGCTCACCACATTGGAAATGCTGTTTGGTAATACAGACTATCATCTCAATCGTTTTTCTAGCTTGTCATAA
- a CDS encoding DUF423 domain-containing protein: MRFPWLVLAALFGALAVVLGAIGAHLVMGDQQATRFHDTALQYQMFSLLPLVVSDILIRRRHGNGFASLAAFFTTVGIILFSGSLYLRAWYDIQVGFNITPTGGICLILGWICLVFAALVDIRKREHN; this comes from the coding sequence ATGAGGTTTCCCTGGCTAGTTCTCGCGGCTCTTTTTGGGGCATTGGCCGTTGTGTTAGGGGCTATTGGTGCCCATCTTGTGATGGGCGATCAGCAGGCCACACGCTTTCACGATACGGCTTTGCAGTATCAAATGTTTAGCCTTTTACCTTTGGTTGTCTCAGATATTCTGATCCGCCGTCGCCATGGAAATGGATTTGCCTCTCTGGCTGCGTTTTTCACGACTGTAGGGATCATACTATTCTCCGGATCCCTCTATCTCCGCGCTTGGTACGACATTCAGGTTGGTTTTAATATTACACCAACTGGTGGGATCTGCTTGATTCTCGGATGGATATGCCTCGTTTTTGCTGCCTTAGTGGATATTCGCAAAAGAGAGCATAACTGA
- a CDS encoding thymidine kinase: MAKLYFYYSTMNAGKSTTLLQSAFNYEERGMQTLLLTAALDDRYGIGKIASRIGLEAEASLFSDDTDLLQLTKDILDERRVDCVLVDESQFLSRDQVFQLSEVADKLKIPVLCYGLRTDFQGNLFEGSQHLLAWADELKELKTICHCGRKATMVIRVGEDGKPLVEGAQKEIGGNDKYVALCRLHFKESTYGN; the protein is encoded by the coding sequence ATGGCCAAGCTCTACTTTTACTATTCGACCATGAACGCCGGCAAATCAACGACGCTCCTACAATCGGCCTTTAACTACGAAGAGCGGGGAATGCAGACCCTCCTGTTGACGGCAGCGCTTGATGATCGATATGGCATTGGGAAAATAGCCTCGCGCATTGGCCTGGAGGCCGAGGCAAGCCTTTTTAGTGACGATACTGATCTCCTTCAACTGACTAAGGACATTCTGGATGAACGCCGCGTAGATTGCGTCCTTGTAGATGAGAGCCAGTTTTTGTCCCGCGATCAGGTGTTCCAACTTTCCGAAGTCGCTGACAAGCTCAAGATTCCGGTCTTGTGCTATGGCCTTCGCACCGACTTTCAAGGCAACCTCTTTGAAGGTAGTCAGCATCTTCTGGCTTGGGCAGATGAACTCAAAGAACTCAAAACTATCTGTCACTGCGGCCGTAAAGCGACCATGGTGATCCGGGTTGGAGAAGATGGAAAACCTCTTGTCGAAGGCGCACAAAAAGAAATCGGCGGCAACGATAAATATGTCGCCCTCTGCCGCCTTCACTTCAAAGAGTCAACTTACGGAAATTAG